One segment of Gammaproteobacteria bacterium DNA contains the following:
- a CDS encoding transposase, which yields MNEEITVIYCVCKDLLDAIGHRNDPQCKVTDAEVCMLAIVAARLFGGNFEKTRIFLHEHGYMFNTISKSRMNKRIHHLAPILIEMLAQVWKTENKDGVYLIDSFPIPVCQNIRISRCNIYNNEEFRGYNASKRIYFYGLKVHLITTIDGKPVEILLTPGNFSDTNILSLFNFGLPKGSIIYGDKAYNWYEIEDLLAEYDGIKLQPIRKKNSKRKFDACTEFLQKVCRKTIETTNSLITKMFPKTIHAVTAAGFELKAFLFVMAHSFEFAAQY from the coding sequence ATGAACGAAGAAATCACCGTAATATATTGTGTATGCAAGGATTTACTTGACGCCATTGGACACCGGAACGATCCTCAGTGCAAGGTAACCGATGCGGAAGTTTGCATGCTCGCTATTGTTGCGGCAAGATTATTTGGTGGAAATTTTGAAAAAACAAGGATTTTCCTTCATGAACACGGCTATATGTTCAATACGATTAGCAAAAGTCGGATGAATAAACGTATTCATCATTTGGCCCCTATTTTAATTGAAATGCTGGCTCAGGTATGGAAAACTGAAAATAAAGACGGCGTATATCTAATTGATAGCTTTCCTATACCTGTGTGTCAAAATATTAGAATATCACGTTGCAATATTTACAATAATGAAGAATTTCGTGGTTATAATGCAAGCAAACGAATTTATTTCTATGGATTAAAGGTTCACCTAATCACAACAATTGATGGAAAACCAGTCGAAATATTACTGACACCAGGAAATTTTAGTGATACTAATATATTAAGTCTATTCAATTTTGGTTTGCCAAAGGGATCTATCATTTATGGAGATAAGGCATATAATTGGTATGAAATTGAGGATTTATTGGCTGAGTATGATGGTATAAAGCTACAGCCAATTAGAAAAAAGAATAGCAAAAGGAAGTTTGATGCTTGCACTGAATTCTTACAAAAAGTATGCAGAAAAACAATTGAAACGACAAACAGTTTGATAACAAAAATGTTTCCAAAAACTATTCATGCCGTCACTGCCGCTGGATTTGAATTGAAAGCATTTCTTTTTGTAATGGCACATAGTTTTGAATTCGCAGCACAATATTAA
- a CDS encoding hypothetical protein (Evidence 5 : Unknown function): MNEEITVIYCVCKDLLDAIGHRNDPQCKVTDAEVCMLAIVAARLFGGNFEKTRIFLHEHGYMSNTISKSRMNRRIHHLAPILMELFEMLAQVWKTENKDGVYLIDSFPIPVCQNIRITQVATYYGG; this comes from the coding sequence ATGAACGAAGAAATCACCGTAATATATTGTGTATGCAAGGATTTACTTGACGCCATTGGACACCGGAACGATCCTCAGTGCAAGGTAACCGATGCGGAAGTTTGCATGCTCGCTATTGTTGCGGCAAGATTATTTGGTGGAAATTTTGAAAAAACAAGGATTTTCCTTCATGAACACGGCTATATGTCCAATACGATTAGCAAAAGTCGGATGAATAGGCGTATTCATCATTTGGCCCCTATTTTAATGGAGTTGTTTGAAATGCTGGCTCAGGTATGGAAAACTGAAAATAAAGATGGTGTATATCTAATTGATAGCTTTCCTATACCTGTGTGTCAAAATATTAGAATAACCCAAGTTGCTACCTATTATGGTGGATAA
- a CDS encoding transposase, translating to MADRLEISDEEWGVIYPILVANKYVRIGTEKNAVPFWWRCCGFSGRERSGVYSLPFMAGGIPYSNGFPAGVNTGSGRRYIRDASIFLIYKPYSLIPQSTVRIPARRDAAGNNAEDEALGRSRGGFSTKIHAITDALGNPLDFVLTGGQASDVKQAEPLLALTPEGTQAFCGDKGYDSDALVQAIEALEMEAVIPPCSNRTEPRECNWFIYTERHLIECFFNKINLSCYLFSI from the coding sequence ATGGCGGATCGTCTTGAAATAAGCGACGAAGAATGGGGAGTGATCTACCCGATATTGGTAGCCAACAAGTACGTTCGAATCGGAACGGAAAAAAATGCCGTTCCTTTTTGGTGGCGGTGCTGTGGATTCTCCGGTCGGGAGCGCAGTGGCGTTTACTCCCTACCATTTATGGCCGGTGGAATTCCGTATTCAAACGGTTTTCCCGCTGGTGTGAATACGGGGTCTGGGAGGCGTTACATAAGGGATGCATCCATCTTCCTGATTTACAAACCGTATTCATTGATTCCACAATCAACCGTGCGCATCCCTGCGCGGCGGGATGCGGCAGGAAATAACGCCGAGGACGAAGCTTTGGGCCGGTCGCGGGGCGGATTCAGCACCAAGATTCATGCCATCACTGACGCATTGGGGAATCCGCTTGATTTCGTGCTGACCGGTGGGCAGGCCAGTGATGTCAAGCAGGCGGAGCCACTGCTTGCCCTGACCCCGGAGGGGACACAGGCTTTTTGCGGCGACAAAGGTTACGACAGTGACGCACTTGTCCAGGCCATCGAAGCACTGGAAATGGAAGCCGTCATCCCTCCATGCAGCAATCGCACCGAACCCCGCGAATGTAATTGGTTTATCTATACGGAGCGCCATTTGATTGAGTGCTTCTTCAATAAAATTAACCTAAGTTGCTACCTATTTTCCATTTAA